One segment of Salvelinus alpinus chromosome 1, SLU_Salpinus.1, whole genome shotgun sequence DNA contains the following:
- the LOC139544910 gene encoding leukosialin-like, whose translation MEWVRLTLGAMLLSLSLPSLPAQDNITVPEYSSMATPTNDDGTMAASSPEATTKTTTAPVAVTTAQPITEITLVTSVSVLAIDALTIVITDPEITTGQEPTSDAPTTTTEAETMTPSPVITEGPVDTTTSPGPKPITSQDILTTTSYLPTTSQDHLTSVIPVWPLHTTPRLTKDSFPTPEPIHTASESTASHTEGLTPAPASPSVNSAPSHFTTPTTTHTSTDPDSTVGRVKERPLSLFWVIIVGLLVWVICLGMFYCIYLGVRRKRQCRTEYFGSSVQNGKSSKRKKGAEEDAWAGPVKLGGGDREDGEGGEEGGSPEDNKREGAGTDVVLSTFIANETERERGGPDGAVGVAGSKEAEKWEEKEPLLYIDEGVEEGLEKMDSPSLSKSNSEKKTGGGNREGESEKEMERGEGNGKKENESERGEQNGGASFCLTTAV comes from the coding sequence ATGGAGTGGGTACGACTGACGCTCGGGGCtatgctcctctccctctctctgcccagtCTCCCTGCCCAAGATAATATCACCGTACCTGAATATAGCAGCATGGCAACACCTACTAATGACGACGGCACGATGGCAGCCTCTTCACCTGAGGCCACCACCAAGACAACGACTGCTCCTGTGGCCGTCACTACAGCACAGCCCATCACTGAAATCACCCTGGTAACTTCTGTTTCAGTACTTGCCATAGATGCCCTCACTATAGTAATAACAGACCCTGAGATCACAACCGGTCAGGAGCCCACCTCTGATGCACCAACTACTACTACAGAGGCTGAGACGATGACACCATCCCCTGTGATCACTGAAGGGCCTGTAGATACGACCACTTCACCTGGCCCTAAACCCATCACCTCCCAAGACATCCTGACTACCACCTCTTATCTCCCAACCACATCCCAGGACCACCTGACTTCTGTTATCCCAGTCTGGCCCCTCCACACCACCCCTCGTCTGACGAAGGACTCATTTCCTACACCTGAACCTATCCACACTGCCTCAGAGAGTACTGCCAGCCACACAGAGGGACTTACCCCTGCACCCGCCTCCCCATCGGTCAACAGCGCTCCCAGCCATTTCACAACCCCCACTACGACCCACACCTCCACAGATCCAGACTCTACGGTGGGCAGGGTCAAGGAAAGGCCGCTCAGCTTGTTCTGGGTCATCATCGTCGGTCTCCTGGTCTGGGTTATATGCCTGGGAATGTTCTACTGCATATATCTGGGCGTCAGACGAAAGAGGCAGTGCCGCACCGAGTACTTTGGGTCCAGCGTCCAGAACGGGAAGAGTTCCAAGCGGAAGAAAGGAGCAGAGGAAGATGCCTGGGCGGGGCCAGTGAAGCTAGGGGGCGGGGacagggaggatggtgagggcggggaggagggagggagcccAGAGGACAACAAGAGAGAGGGGGCTGGAACAGATGTGGTGCTGAGCACATTCATAGCCaacgagactgagagagagaggggtgggcctGATGGGGCAGTTGGAGTGGCTGGGAGCAAGGAGGCGGAGAAATGGGAGGAGAAGGAGCCTCTGTTGTACATTGAtgagggagtggaggaggggcTGGAGAAAATGGATTCTCCTTCACTTTCAAAATCTAACTCTGAGAAAAAGACAGGAGGGGGCAACAGAGAGGGGGAAAGTgaaaaagagatggagaggggagaagggaatGGAAAGAAAGAAAATGAGAGTGAAAGAGGTGAGCAGAATGGAGGAGCGTCATTCTGTCTGACCACTGCAGTTTAA